A single genomic interval of Acetobacteraceae bacterium harbors:
- a CDS encoding replicative DNA helicase, protein MTDKTATDTLLDELVRRTPPANLEAEMALLGALLTNNKAYEHVSDFLAAEHFANAVHGKIYGAIARRIDRGMLADPITMRADFEHSGMLEPVGGTAYLGKLLASMVGIVNAGEYGRAIHDAWIRRQLIDIGENVVNNAYGATTELAGSEQIEAAEETLFKLATDKGQDGGFVAFDRALATALEVAEHAFLRTGDVSGLTSGLRDFDKKTGGLHPSDLLIIAGRPAMGKTALATKIAFSAARTLMQEATDSNTQPRGSVAIFSLEMSSEQLATRILSAQAEISSERIRRGDIGQKEFDRFVRVTRELQELPLFIDETPAISLSAMRTRCRRLARTKGLSLVVVDYLQLMRPAVGTRPESRVLEISLITQGLKAIAKELSVPVIALSQLSRQVESREDKRPMLSDLRESGSIEQDADAVMFVYREEYYLKQRMPKETTYEGAEKYQAALDDWHRKMDLVHNKAELILEKQRHGPTGTIPLYFEGEFTRFADLDTHHEV, encoded by the coding sequence ATGACTGATAAAACCGCAACCGATACATTGCTCGATGAACTTGTCCGCCGCACCCCGCCCGCCAATCTGGAGGCCGAGATGGCGTTACTGGGCGCGCTTCTGACAAATAACAAAGCCTATGAGCACGTCTCGGATTTTCTGGCGGCGGAGCATTTCGCGAACGCGGTGCACGGCAAGATCTACGGCGCGATTGCCCGGCGGATTGATCGTGGGATGCTGGCGGACCCGATCACGATGCGGGCGGATTTTGAACATTCCGGGATGTTGGAGCCGGTAGGCGGCACCGCCTATCTGGGGAAATTACTCGCTTCCATGGTGGGTATCGTCAATGCGGGGGAGTATGGCCGCGCCATCCATGATGCCTGGATCAGACGGCAACTCATCGATATTGGTGAGAACGTCGTCAATAACGCCTATGGCGCCACGACGGAGCTTGCGGGCTCCGAGCAGATTGAGGCGGCGGAAGAGACGCTTTTTAAACTCGCGACGGATAAGGGTCAGGATGGCGGGTTTGTCGCGTTTGATCGCGCGTTGGCAACAGCGTTGGAGGTGGCGGAACACGCTTTCCTGCGCACGGGTGATGTCAGTGGCCTGACGTCCGGCTTACGGGATTTTGACAAGAAAACCGGCGGGCTGCACCCGTCCGACTTGTTGATTATCGCCGGGCGTCCCGCGATGGGCAAAACCGCTTTGGCCACGAAAATCGCTTTTTCCGCCGCGCGCACCTTGATGCAGGAAGCGACGGACAGCAACACGCAGCCGCGCGGTTCAGTCGCGATTTTCTCGCTCGAAATGTCATCGGAACAGCTTGCGACACGTATCCTCTCCGCGCAGGCGGAAATTTCGAGTGAGCGTATTCGTCGCGGGGATATTGGTCAGAAGGAATTTGACCGGTTTGTACGCGTGACGCGTGAACTTCAGGAATTGCCCCTTTTCATTGATGAGACGCCGGCCATCAGCCTCTCCGCGATGCGGACGCGCTGCCGCCGTCTGGCCCGCACAAAAGGGCTGAGCCTCGTTGTCGTGGATTATCTGCAATTAATGCGCCCCGCCGTCGGGACAAGGCCGGAAAGCCGGGTGCTGGAAATCTCGTTGATCACGCAGGGGCTAAAAGCCATCGCGAAGGAATTGTCCGTGCCGGTTATCGCACTGTCTCAGCTTTCCCGTCAGGTGGAGTCGCGGGAGGATAAAAGACCGATGCTGTCGGACCTGCGTGAGTCCGGCTCGATTGAGCAGGATGCCGATGCCGTCATGTTCGTCTATCGCGAGGAATATTACCTCAAACAGCGTATGCCGAAAGAGACGACCTATGAAGGCGCGGAGAAATATCAGGCGGCTTTGGATGACTGGCACCGTAAAATGGACCTCGTCCATAATAAGGCTGAGCTGATCCTGGAGAAACAGCGTCACGGCCCGACCGGGACCATCCCCCTCTACTTTGAAGGAGAATTCACGCGCTTCGCTGATCTCGACACGCACCACGAAGTGTGA
- the gmk gene encoding guanylate kinase — protein MKDVIKRRGVCLIISAPSGAGKSTIANALRASESRLMHSVSVTTRLPRPGEKEGVHYHFRDRKAYDEMIAQGDLLEWAEVFGHGYGTPRPPAEEALAEGYDMVFDIDWQGHRLMRAALPDDVVSIFILPPSIEELERRLRGRQSDSNETIENRMRAAQNELSHWAEFDHNIVNDDLDHAIRQTKAVLRAARLRTARQIGLHAFIKRFFPS, from the coding sequence ATGAAAGATGTGATTAAAAGGCGCGGTGTGTGTCTGATTATTTCCGCGCCATCCGGTGCGGGGAAATCGACGATCGCCAATGCCTTGCGTGCGTCTGAATCACGTCTGATGCACTCCGTTTCCGTGACGACCCGTCTGCCGCGTCCAGGCGAGAAAGAGGGCGTGCATTATCATTTCCGGGACCGAAAAGCTTATGACGAGATGATCGCACAGGGCGATCTGCTGGAATGGGCGGAAGTGTTCGGCCATGGTTACGGGACGCCGCGCCCCCCGGCCGAAGAAGCGCTCGCGGAAGGTTATGATATGGTCTTTGATATTGACTGGCAGGGACACCGGTTGATGCGGGCCGCCTTGCCCGACGACGTCGTGAGCATCTTCATCCTCCCCCCCTCAATTGAGGAGCTGGAACGTCGCCTGCGCGGACGTCAGTCCGACTCCAATGAGACAATTGAAAACCGAATGCGCGCCGCGCAGAATGAATTGTCGCATTGGGCGGAATTTGATCACAATATTGTCAATGATGATCTCGACCACGCCATACGTCAGACGAAAGCGGTGTTGAGGGCGGCGCGACTGCGTACGGCGCGGCAGATCGGTTTGCACGCGTTCATAAAACGTTTTTTCCCATCCTGA
- a CDS encoding helix-turn-helix domain-containing protein has protein sequence MPILPNDKEECSVCASRELVHAQKRMLLLGRKTASERLASFLRERFLLNKAALGHLALPMTRMDIADYLGLTIETVSRTFSAFQRQGLIHIPHTRNVLIQDIDALSALADDDITSKRRPSDARNRSYTRQDGKKRFMNACKPICRAVRSRAALNTAFV, from the coding sequence ATGCCGATACTTCCCAATGATAAGGAAGAATGCAGCGTCTGTGCCTCGCGCGAGCTTGTCCATGCGCAGAAGCGGATGCTTTTGCTCGGTCGCAAAACCGCCAGTGAGCGCCTCGCCAGTTTTCTGAGAGAGCGCTTCCTCCTTAATAAGGCGGCTCTCGGTCACCTTGCCTTGCCAATGACGCGGATGGATATCGCCGATTATCTGGGCCTGACCATCGAGACAGTCAGCCGTACCTTCTCGGCATTTCAACGTCAGGGGCTGATCCATATCCCCCACACGCGCAACGTTCTGATTCAGGATATCGACGCTTTGTCAGCGCTCGCCGATGATGACATCACGTCGAAGCGCCGTCCTTCTGACGCTCGGAACCGCAGCTACACGCGTCAGGATGGGAAAAAACGTTTTATGAACGCGTGCAAACCGATCTGCCGCGCCGTACGCAGTCGCGCCGCCCTCAACACCGCTTTCGTCTGA
- the yacG gene encoding DNA gyrase inhibitor YacG, with the protein MSQCPICRKDSVALYRPFCSKRCADFDLGNWFRGNYRVPLAQEDEIPSHEESEGEKDQDAT; encoded by the coding sequence ATGTCGCAATGCCCGATCTGTCGTAAAGACAGTGTCGCCCTTTACCGTCCCTTCTGCAGTAAACGCTGTGCCGATTTCGACCTTGGCAATTGGTTTCGCGGGAATTACCGCGTTCCGTTGGCGCAGGAAGATGAAATCCCGTCTCATGAGGAAAGTGAGGGTGAAAAAGATCAAGATGCCACTTGA
- a CDS encoding ribonuclease E/G: MTARVTHAAQGGKGARLQPLQSDATCDAPTCLQQGPNPLEEMAARYPEVRILIDTPSLAARLPPDLRPRLERVACAFDEDIRDQWSALTHEDIAFSDDMSARVTPSAALYAIDLNDADTAASARSQFDRNIAIFPALAQEIRLRNINGVILIDPAGVSTRKRAALIPFLQNAFRDDPLKPHDFGATPSGLLELTRPGRRPPLHELLSSPHGIGLAALRQVVRTLSGMPTNQKLCLKASLAIIDALQKAVAALEDVSRILGYELPLMAIPDYPPAHWSFS; encoded by the coding sequence GTGACAGCCCGCGTCACGCACGCCGCGCAGGGCGGTAAGGGCGCGCGCCTCCAGCCGCTCCAGTCTGACGCCACATGTGACGCGCCGACCTGCCTTCAGCAAGGGCCGAACCCGTTGGAGGAAATGGCAGCGCGCTATCCTGAAGTCCGGATCCTCATCGATACGCCGTCCCTCGCGGCCCGTCTGCCGCCAGACCTGCGCCCACGATTGGAACGTGTCGCCTGTGCCTTTGATGAGGATATAAGGGACCAATGGAGCGCCCTCACGCACGAGGACATCGCATTCTCTGACGATATGAGCGCGCGCGTGACGCCGAGCGCGGCACTTTATGCGATTGATCTCAATGACGCTGACACCGCCGCCTCGGCACGTTCGCAATTTGACCGCAATATCGCGATCTTCCCGGCGCTTGCCCAAGAGATCCGCCTGCGCAACATCAATGGCGTCATCCTGATCGACCCGGCGGGCGTATCCACGCGCAAGCGCGCCGCACTGATCCCCTTTTTGCAAAATGCTTTTCGGGACGATCCGCTCAAACCGCACGATTTCGGCGCGACACCGTCCGGCTTGCTGGAATTGACCCGACCCGGGCGTCGACCCCCTTTGCATGAGCTTCTTTCATCACCACACGGTATCGGGCTCGCCGCCTTGCGGCAGGTCGTACGCACCTTATCGGGCATGCCTACCAATCAAAAATTATGTCTGAAAGCGTCCCTCGCCATTATCGATGCTTTGCAAAAAGCTGTCGCAGCTCTGGAAGATGTGTCGCGAATCCTGGGATATGAACTTCCCCTCATGGCCATTCCGGATTACCCTCCCGCGCATTGGAGTTTTTCCTGA
- a CDS encoding Maf family nucleotide pyrophosphatase, producing MAISPHPALILASASPRRVALLRQIGLEPDEILPAKLDETPLKGELPRACAIRLADAKARVIADQLDRPALILAADTIVAVGRRVLPKAENPQQAREYLALLSGRRHTVYTAISIRPSKALAKGRCASRMVASKVAFSCLTPHHIEALIAAGDWQGKAGGYALQGMAARFICFVSGSPSAVIGLPLFETSQLLQGQPHPWFRPGITESATSHRT from the coding sequence GTGGCTATCTCCCCACATCCTGCCCTGATTCTCGCCTCCGCCTCGCCGCGGCGCGTCGCATTGCTGCGGCAGATCGGCCTGGAGCCGGACGAGATCCTTCCGGCGAAACTTGATGAGACACCGTTGAAAGGTGAGCTTCCACGTGCCTGCGCCATCCGGCTCGCAGATGCGAAAGCACGGGTCATCGCGGACCAGCTTGACCGTCCCGCTCTGATCCTGGCGGCGGATACGATCGTGGCTGTCGGGCGTCGCGTCCTCCCGAAAGCTGAGAACCCGCAACAGGCAAGAGAATATCTGGCGCTTCTCTCCGGGCGTCGTCATACAGTTTACACAGCCATTTCAATTCGCCCCTCGAAAGCCCTGGCGAAAGGACGATGCGCCTCCCGTATGGTGGCGTCAAAAGTCGCCTTTTCCTGCCTGACGCCGCACCATATTGAGGCGCTGATCGCGGCCGGAGACTGGCAAGGCAAAGCAGGTGGCTATGCTTTGCAGGGAATGGCCGCGCGATTCATCTGCTTTGTTTCCGGAAGCCCGTCCGCCGTGATCGGGCTCCCCCTCTTTGAAACGTCTCAGCTTTTACAAGGTCAGCCTCACCCTTGGTTTCGACCGGGCATAACGGAGTCCGCGACATCTCACCGCACTTGA
- the infA gene encoding translation initiation factor IF-1 → MSKEDMIEFSGTVTELLPNAMFRVTLDNEHTILAHTSGKMRKNRIRVLAGDRVNVEMTPYDLSKGRITFRFK, encoded by the coding sequence ATGTCGAAGGAAGATATGATTGAGTTCAGTGGGACGGTCACTGAACTTCTACCTAATGCCATGTTCCGCGTCACTTTAGACAATGAGCACACGATCCTTGCCCATACAAGCGGCAAAATGCGCAAAAACCGCATTCGCGTCCTGGCAGGTGATCGCGTCAATGTTGAAATGACGCCTTATGATCTTTCTAAAGGTCGAATTACGTTCCGCTTTAAGTGA
- a CDS encoding GMC family oxidoreductase N-terminal domain-containing protein encodes MMRGCQAIGLTSADGPVALITAKQWTHETCVGCGACHQGCRNQAKLSADVTYIPRALAAGAEIRAECFAP; translated from the coding sequence ATGATGCGTGGATGTCAGGCCATCGGACTGACATCGGCAGATGGCCCCGTCGCCCTGATTACCGCGAAACAGTGGACGCACGAGACCTGTGTCGGGTGCGGCGCATGTCATCAAGGTTGTCGCAATCAGGCGAAATTAAGTGCGGATGTGACCTATATTCCCCGCGCCCTCGCGGCGGGCGCGGAGATCCGGGCGGAGTGTTTTGCCCCATGA
- a CDS encoding GMC family oxidoreductase N-terminal domain-containing protein, translating to MPHDFKHDSQGRITGVIYRQGGKDVVQHCQRVILCAGAVETARLLLHTGLANRSGQVGRNYMAHISTQVWGTVDHVTRPNKGYLSLAITEDMIRSKDADFVGGYLI from the coding sequence TTGCCCCATGACTTCAAACATGATTCACAGGGGCGCATCACAGGCGTGATTTACCGGCAGGGCGGCAAGGACGTTGTGCAACACTGTCAGCGCGTGATCCTCTGTGCTGGCGCGGTGGAGACGGCGCGCCTTCTTCTGCATACGGGCCTCGCGAATCGCAGCGGTCAGGTTGGGCGCAATTATATGGCCCATATCTCTACGCAGGTCTGGGGCACGGTGGATCACGTGACGCGGCCGAATAAAGGCTACCTCTCCCTTGCCATTACAGAGGATATGATCCGCTCGAAAGACGCCGATTTTGTCGGGGGCTATCTGATTTAA
- a CDS encoding GMC family oxidoreductase, which produces MCAGVVIGGLTRYLRDYNYAIGLGAHGECLPSPDNRVVLSNETGRAGMPKPLITLSYSCNEKALHRYAGLWMTRIAEAAGARDIWTSERSAHMMGTCRMGTDPDDAVVDAWGRSFDIENLWISDHSIFPSATCANPATPIMALSLRAADKILGRAHLA; this is translated from the coding sequence TTGTGCGCGGGCGTGGTTATTGGGGGGCTAACGCGTTATTTGCGGGACTATAATTACGCCATCGGACTGGGGGCGCATGGGGAGTGCCTGCCCTCGCCCGATAATCGCGTGGTACTAAGCAATGAGACCGGCCGGGCGGGAATGCCCAAGCCGCTGATCACCCTCTCCTATAGTTGCAATGAGAAGGCACTGCATCGTTATGCCGGGTTATGGATGACGCGAATTGCTGAAGCTGCGGGCGCGCGGGATATCTGGACGAGTGAGCGCTCGGCCCACATGATGGGCACTTGCCGCATGGGGACGGACCCTGATGATGCCGTCGTGGATGCATGGGGGCGCAGCTTCGATATTGAAAATCTCTGGATTTCAGATCATTCGATCTTCCCGAGTGCGACCTGCGCCAACCCGGCCACGCCGATCATGGCTTTGAGCTTACGGGCGGCGGATAAAATCCTGGGTCGCGCGCATCTCGCCTGA
- the murA gene encoding UDP-N-acetylglucosamine 1-carboxyvinyltransferase, translated as MDRFIIRGGQRLSGEIHISGAKNAGLKLMAAGLLTAERLILSNVPQIADIRLMAQLLRQHGINVTAQDDSGRVLAIGGAVTSIEAPYDIVSKMRASILVLGPLLARMREARVSLPGGCAIGTRPVDMHLRGLEAMGAKISLENGYIHASAPKGLQGDKIVLPFASVGATENLLMAATLAKGRTEIINAAREPEISDLATCLNRMGARITGLGTGTLIIDGVEALHGAEHAIMPDRIECGTYACAAGITGGDVLLVDGRLQDFGAAIQSFEECGVEVSTAPGGIRVRRDRPLRGVDIMTEPFPGFPTDMQAQFMAMLSIAEGASMITETIFENRFMHVPELNRMGAHINVHKSSAIIRGVSRLSGAPVMATDLRASFSLILAGLAAEGETSVRRVYHLDRGYEKVDEKLAAIGADIARITGDS; from the coding sequence TTGGATCGGTTTATCATTCGAGGCGGCCAACGCCTGTCCGGTGAGATTCATATCAGCGGCGCTAAAAATGCGGGGCTGAAATTGATGGCGGCCGGCTTACTGACGGCGGAACGTCTGATATTGTCCAACGTCCCGCAAATTGCCGATATCCGCTTGATGGCACAATTGCTGAGACAGCACGGTATTAACGTGACTGCGCAGGATGATTCCGGGCGCGTCCTTGCCATCGGGGGTGCGGTCACCTCCATCGAAGCGCCTTATGACATTGTTTCTAAAATGCGGGCCTCGATCCTTGTTCTCGGGCCGCTTCTGGCCCGTATGCGCGAGGCCCGCGTGTCGCTTCCGGGCGGGTGCGCCATCGGGACGCGGCCTGTCGACATGCATCTGCGTGGCCTTGAGGCGATGGGGGCAAAAATCTCGCTGGAAAATGGCTATATACATGCTTCCGCCCCGAAAGGTTTGCAGGGCGATAAAATTGTCCTCCCATTCGCATCCGTCGGAGCAACTGAAAACCTCCTCATGGCCGCCACGCTCGCGAAAGGCCGCACTGAAATCATCAATGCCGCGCGTGAGCCGGAAATCAGTGACCTCGCCACCTGCCTCAACCGGATGGGCGCGCGGATAACCGGCCTTGGCACAGGGACTTTGATTATTGACGGTGTTGAAGCGCTTCATGGGGCTGAACATGCGATCATGCCGGATCGCATTGAATGCGGCACTTATGCCTGCGCCGCAGGGATCACGGGCGGTGACGTGCTGTTGGTAGACGGGCGGTTGCAGGATTTCGGCGCCGCGATCCAGAGCTTTGAGGAATGCGGCGTTGAAGTCAGCACCGCGCCCGGCGGCATCAGGGTGCGCCGTGACCGACCATTGCGGGGTGTCGATATCATGACGGAGCCCTTCCCCGGCTTCCCGACGGATATGCAGGCGCAATTTATGGCCATGTTGAGCATCGCTGAAGGTGCGTCCATGATTACCGAGACAATTTTCGAAAATCGCTTCATGCACGTGCCGGAACTTAATCGCATGGGCGCCCACATTAATGTGCATAAATCCTCCGCCATTATTCGGGGCGTATCGCGCCTGTCCGGTGCACCCGTCATGGCGACAGATCTGCGCGCTTCCTTCTCTTTGATTTTGGCGGGTCTTGCGGCAGAGGGAGAAACATCGGTCAGACGCGTCTACCATCTTGATCGCGGCTATGAAAAAGTCGATGAGAAACTCGCCGCGATCGGTGCGGACATCGCCCGAATCACCGGAGATTCGTAA
- the dcd gene encoding dCTP deaminase: MPIMPDSWIREMANTKGMISPFVEAQKREGVISYGLSSYGYDARVGEDFKIFTDVDNAVVDPKNFAENSFVTRRGNITIPPNSFALAHTVEHFRIPRDVLVVCLGKSTYARCGIIVNVTPLEPEWGGQVTIEISNTTKLPARIYANEGICQFLFFQGASPCETSYADRAGKYMGQKGVTTPKL, encoded by the coding sequence ATGCCTATCATGCCTGATAGCTGGATACGGGAAATGGCAAATACGAAAGGCATGATCTCGCCTTTCGTTGAGGCGCAGAAACGCGAGGGGGTGATTTCCTACGGCCTGTCATCTTATGGTTATGATGCGCGCGTCGGTGAGGATTTCAAGATTTTTACGGATGTTGATAACGCCGTGGTTGACCCGAAAAACTTTGCGGAAAACAGTTTCGTGACGCGACGCGGCAACATCACCATCCCGCCCAACAGCTTCGCCCTTGCCCATACGGTTGAGCATTTCCGCATCCCGCGCGACGTGCTCGTCGTCTGCCTCGGTAAATCCACCTATGCGCGGTGCGGCATCATCGTCAATGTCACACCGCTTGAGCCGGAGTGGGGGGGACAGGTGACGATTGAAATCAGCAATACAACCAAACTACCCGCGCGCATTTATGCGAATGAGGGTATATGCCAGTTCCTGTTTTTCCAGGGTGCGTCACCGTGTGAAACAAGTTACGCGGATCGCGCTGGCAAATATATGGGGCAAAAAGGCGTTACAACCCCAAAATTATAG
- a CDS encoding glycosyltransferase family 4 protein — MTIVQPTILQVLPALDMGGVERGTIEMAIAIQKAGARPIVASEGGRLVPRLQRLNITHVTLPLSRKSPLAIWRNRRALTALIRKEKVGLIHARSRAPSWAALSAAKKCKIPFVTTWHGVHKAGFSGKKRYNSVLTRGDRVIAISDYIARRMRQEFKIGDDRLRTIYRGVDVTRFDPDQFLGQRVQNLAIRFDLPPDAKIILMPGRLTRWKGQLLLVEALAKLKTALPWKCVFVGPAEPTSPFVKELESRIYAHGLQEKIRFVGTQDDMPAVYAMADVVVVPSLRPEPFGRVIVEAQAMGCPVIVSGQGGAVETVRDEQTGLVVPPNDKIALAQAIDVLLDIDADSRAYIRMTARQNVMQHYTMTLMQSQTLAVYDELLHTELAPILP; from the coding sequence ATGACGATCGTTCAGCCGACCATCCTTCAGGTTCTGCCTGCCCTCGATATGGGCGGCGTTGAACGTGGGACGATTGAAATGGCCATCGCCATCCAGAAAGCCGGGGCGCGGCCGATTGTCGCGAGTGAAGGCGGGCGACTCGTCCCGCGACTGCAGCGCCTCAACATCACGCATGTCACCCTGCCACTCAGCCGCAAATCCCCCCTCGCGATCTGGCGCAACCGGCGCGCTCTGACTGCCCTTATCCGCAAGGAAAAGGTGGGCCTCATCCATGCCCGCTCCCGCGCGCCGAGCTGGGCCGCTCTCAGTGCCGCGAAAAAGTGCAAGATCCCGTTCGTCACCACCTGGCACGGCGTCCATAAAGCGGGTTTCTCGGGGAAGAAACGTTATAATTCCGTCCTGACCCGTGGTGACCGCGTCATCGCCATCAGCGACTACATTGCGCGGCGTATGCGGCAGGAATTTAAAATTGGCGATGACAGATTGCGGACGATTTACCGCGGCGTGGATGTGACGCGATTCGATCCGGATCAGTTCCTCGGACAGCGCGTGCAGAACCTCGCGATCCGGTTCGATCTGCCGCCGGACGCAAAAATTATCCTGATGCCGGGCCGGCTCACGCGGTGGAAAGGCCAACTCCTGCTGGTTGAGGCCCTGGCCAAGCTCAAAACCGCCCTGCCATGGAAGTGTGTTTTTGTCGGGCCTGCTGAACCCACCAGCCCTTTCGTGAAGGAACTGGAAAGCCGTATCTACGCGCACGGGCTTCAGGAGAAAATTCGCTTTGTCGGCACACAGGACGACATGCCCGCGGTTTATGCCATGGCCGATGTGGTCGTTGTGCCCTCTCTCCGGCCTGAACCCTTTGGACGCGTCATTGTTGAAGCGCAGGCCATGGGCTGCCCGGTCATCGTCTCCGGTCAGGGCGGCGCGGTGGAAACCGTGCGGGATGAGCAGACGGGGCTGGTCGTCCCGCCCAATGACAAAATCGCCCTTGCACAGGCGATTGACGTCCTCCTCGATATTGATGCGGACAGTCGCGCTTACATCCGGATGACGGCGCGGCAGAATGTGATGCAGCATTACACGATGACACTCATGCAATCGCAGACGCTTGCGGTTTATGATGAGCTGCTTCATACCGAGCTCGCGCCCATATTGCCATGA
- a CDS encoding glycosyltransferase family 9 protein, with the protein MNRILIIKLGALGDFIQAFPCFQAIRAAFPKAGISLLTTAPFASLGQAAPWFDDVMIDARPRWTDLRGLAHLRAQLRGFDLVIDLQTSGRSTRYYALARSPRWSGLVRKDPFFHANPWRDEMHTLARQADQLRYAGIERCDSVDLSWLASTPLKAQPAAPYVILVPGAARHRPEKRWPIEKYAALARALSQQDLQILVIGTASEKPLAQEILQHCPAALDMTGETRLTELAAFMKGVRHVVGNDTGPMHLAAMAGTPATVLFSSDSNPALTAPIGRRFGQVTVLRAADISAIPVETILASCGKTL; encoded by the coding sequence ATGAACCGTATTCTCATCATCAAACTCGGTGCGCTGGGCGACTTTATACAGGCTTTTCCCTGTTTTCAGGCCATTCGCGCGGCATTCCCGAAAGCGGGGATTTCGCTGCTCACGACAGCGCCCTTCGCATCATTGGGGCAGGCGGCACCCTGGTTTGATGACGTGATGATCGATGCAAGGCCGCGCTGGACGGATTTACGCGGCCTCGCCCATTTGCGCGCGCAACTCCGAGGTTTTGACCTCGTGATCGATTTGCAGACGTCCGGGCGCAGCACACGCTATTATGCGCTTGCGCGTTCACCACGCTGGTCAGGGTTGGTACGGAAAGATCCTTTCTTCCACGCCAATCCATGGCGGGATGAGATGCATACTTTGGCCCGACAGGCAGATCAGCTTCGTTATGCCGGGATTGAGCGTTGCGACTCGGTTGATCTCTCCTGGCTTGCGTCGACGCCTTTAAAGGCGCAGCCTGCCGCCCCTTACGTTATTCTTGTCCCCGGTGCAGCGCGTCACAGGCCTGAGAAACGCTGGCCAATCGAAAAATACGCTGCTCTGGCGCGCGCCTTGTCGCAGCAGGACCTGCAAATCCTCGTCATTGGCACGGCGTCGGAGAAGCCTTTGGCGCAGGAGATCCTGCAACATTGTCCCGCCGCCCTCGACATGACAGGTGAGACCCGCCTCACCGAGCTCGCAGCTTTCATGAAGGGCGTCCGCCACGTTGTCGGCAATGATACAGGCCCGATGCATCTCGCCGCGATGGCTGGTACGCCGGCGACGGTGTTATTCTCGTCTGACAGCAATCCCGCTTTGACAGCACCGATCGGACGACGTTTCGGACAGGTGACGGTGCTGCGCGCGGCGGATATTTCCGCCATTCCGGTCGAAACTATTCTGGCAAGTTGCGGCAAAACTCTCTAA